Proteins co-encoded in one Streptomyces sp. NBC_01283 genomic window:
- a CDS encoding YciI family protein, producing the protein MFVLELTYTAPVSAVDKELEAHVAWLDQLYAQGVFIASGRKNPRDGGVILAVADDRAAIEKIAASDPFVLAEVCEYRITEFIATKTAPALAPYRQQLP; encoded by the coding sequence ATGTTCGTTCTCGAGTTGACCTACACCGCGCCCGTGTCCGCCGTCGACAAGGAGCTGGAGGCCCATGTCGCCTGGCTCGACCAGCTGTACGCGCAGGGCGTCTTCATCGCCTCCGGGCGCAAGAACCCGCGCGACGGCGGTGTGATCCTGGCCGTGGCCGACGACCGTGCGGCGATCGAGAAGATCGCGGCGAGCGACCCCTTCGTGCTCGCGGAGGTGTGCGAGTACCGCATCACCGAGTTCATCGCCACGAAGACGGCCCCGGCACTCGCCCCCTACCGGCAGCAGCTTCCCTAG
- a CDS encoding LLM class F420-dependent oxidoreductase yields the protein MQLSAPLAYAGDPRRAADDVAALESSGLDAVWVAEAYGFDSPTIMGYLAARTERMKIGAAILNVYSRTPALIAQTAAGLDAISGGRAIMGLGASGPQVVEGWHGKPYDKPLARTRETIELTRRILRREVIDHHGITDMPLPKEKGGKLGKPLKILTKPVRSEVPLYVASLGPANVRMTAEIADGWLPTLFIPEKAHQVWGAPLAEGKEKRDPALGPLQTVAGGLLAIGDDAAAVRDLARPQIALYVGGMGAVGKNFYNDLAVAYGYEKEAKLIQELYLSGKKKEAEAAVPAEFCELMSLCGPESYVRERVEAFREAGVDMLNVIPVGPEPATLIETVKGWL from the coding sequence ATGCAACTCTCCGCACCTCTCGCCTACGCGGGCGACCCGCGCCGGGCCGCCGACGACGTCGCGGCCCTGGAGTCCTCCGGTCTGGACGCCGTCTGGGTGGCGGAGGCGTACGGCTTCGACTCGCCCACCATCATGGGCTACCTGGCCGCGCGCACGGAGCGTATGAAGATCGGCGCCGCGATCCTCAACGTCTACTCGCGCACCCCGGCCCTCATCGCCCAGACGGCGGCCGGACTCGACGCGATCTCCGGCGGCCGGGCGATCATGGGGCTCGGCGCCTCGGGGCCGCAGGTCGTCGAGGGCTGGCACGGAAAGCCCTACGACAAGCCGCTGGCCCGCACCCGCGAGACCATCGAGCTGACCCGCCGCATCCTGCGCCGCGAGGTCATCGACCACCACGGCATCACGGACATGCCGCTGCCCAAGGAAAAGGGCGGCAAGCTGGGCAAGCCGCTGAAGATCCTCACCAAGCCGGTCCGCTCCGAAGTGCCCCTCTACGTGGCGTCCCTGGGTCCGGCCAACGTGCGCATGACCGCCGAGATCGCCGACGGCTGGCTGCCCACCCTGTTCATCCCGGAGAAGGCCCACCAGGTGTGGGGCGCTCCGCTCGCCGAGGGCAAGGAGAAGCGCGATCCGGCGCTCGGCCCGTTGCAGACGGTCGCGGGCGGACTGCTCGCCATCGGTGACGACGCGGCGGCCGTACGGGATTTGGCCCGCCCCCAAATCGCCCTCTACGTAGGCGGCATGGGAGCGGTGGGGAAGAACTTCTACAACGACCTCGCGGTCGCGTACGGCTACGAGAAGGAAGCCAAGCTCATCCAGGAGCTGTATCTCTCCGGCAAGAAGAAGGAGGCCGAGGCAGCCGTCCCGGCCGAGTTCTGCGAGCTCATGTCGCTGTGCGGCCCGGAGAGCTACGTCCGCGAGCGCGTCGAGGCCTTCCGCGAGGCGGGCGTCGACATGCTCAACGTCATTCCCGTCGGCCCCGAGCCGGCCACATTGATCGAGACCGTCAAGGGCTGGCTCTAG
- a CDS encoding trans-acting enoyl reductase family protein, protein MTSQHGNGKERAADRTYDIVLFGATGFVGVLTAEYLAANAPEGLRWAIAGRDTGKLERLRDKLSEAHPACAELPLVRADVADPATLREMAGHARVVATTVGPYLQYGQELVAACAESGTDYVDLTGEPEFVDLMYVRHDARARETGARLVHSCGFDSVPHDLGAYFTVRQLPEGVPLRVDGFVRSNATFSGGTFASALEQFARGPQMLAAARDRRRYEPRVVGRKAYAPPSAPRYAGEVGAWALPLPTIDPQVVQRSARALERYGPDFRYRHYAAVKTLPFAVGGAAAVSGLVAAAQLPPARRWLSSRLKPGEGPSEQRRADSWFSVRFVGEGGGKRVFTEVSGGDPGYDETAKMLGEAALCLAVDDDLPDVAGQLTTAVAMGDALTARLTAAGIRFRVAASR, encoded by the coding sequence ATGACCAGTCAGCACGGCAACGGCAAGGAGCGTGCGGCGGACCGCACGTACGACATCGTGCTCTTCGGGGCCACCGGTTTCGTGGGTGTCCTCACCGCGGAGTACCTCGCGGCGAATGCCCCCGAGGGGCTGCGCTGGGCGATCGCGGGGCGTGACACCGGGAAGCTGGAGCGGCTGCGGGACAAGCTCTCCGAAGCCCACCCGGCCTGCGCGGAGCTCCCCCTCGTCCGCGCGGACGTGGCGGACCCGGCGACCCTGCGGGAGATGGCGGGCCACGCGCGCGTGGTGGCCACGACCGTCGGGCCCTATCTCCAGTACGGCCAGGAACTCGTCGCCGCGTGCGCCGAGTCGGGCACGGACTACGTGGACCTCACCGGTGAGCCGGAGTTCGTCGACCTCATGTACGTGCGGCACGACGCCCGCGCCCGGGAGACCGGCGCGCGCCTCGTGCACTCCTGCGGCTTCGACTCGGTCCCGCACGACCTGGGCGCGTACTTCACCGTGCGCCAGCTTCCGGAGGGTGTGCCGCTGCGGGTCGACGGGTTCGTGCGCAGCAACGCGACGTTCTCCGGGGGTACCTTCGCCTCGGCCCTGGAGCAGTTCGCGCGCGGTCCGCAGATGCTGGCCGCCGCGCGCGACCGGCGCCGGTACGAGCCGCGCGTGGTCGGCCGCAAGGCGTACGCCCCGCCGAGCGCTCCCCGGTACGCGGGCGAGGTCGGCGCCTGGGCCCTCCCCCTGCCGACGATCGACCCCCAGGTGGTGCAGCGCTCGGCGCGGGCCCTGGAGCGCTACGGGCCCGACTTCCGCTACCGGCACTACGCGGCCGTGAAGACCCTGCCGTTCGCGGTGGGCGGCGCGGCGGCCGTCAGCGGCCTGGTGGCCGCGGCCCAACTTCCGCCCGCGCGGCGCTGGTTGTCGTCGCGCCTGAAGCCGGGCGAGGGGCCGAGCGAGCAGCGGCGCGCGGACAGCTGGTTCTCCGTGCGGTTCGTCGGCGAGGGCGGCGGCAAGCGGGTGTTCACGGAGGTCTCGGGCGGCGATCCGGGGTACGACGAGACGGCGAAGATGCTGGGCGAGGCGGCGCTGTGCCTGGCCGTCGACGACGATCTGCCGGACGTGGCGGGGCAGCTGACCACCGCCGTGGCGATGGGCGACGCGCTGACGGCACGGCTGACGGCGGCGGGGATCAGGTTCCGGGTGGCGGCGTCGCGGTAG
- a CDS encoding ABC-F family ATP-binding cassette domain-containing protein, with protein sequence MSTSPTSITCTSLDFTWPDGTGVFDGFQAAFGTGRTGLIGVNGSGKSTLLKLLAGELTPNEGAVRVAGEIGYLPQNITLDTGLRVDEVLGIAATRAALHAIEAGDVAEEHFTAVGDDWDVEERAVATLDQLGLGHIGLDRTTGEVSGGESVLLRLAALLLRRPDVLLLDEPTNNLDLYARRRLYAAVDGWSGVLVVVSHDRELLDLVDQIADLRDGELKWYGGNFSAYEEALAAEQDAAERMVRVAESDLKKQKRELADAQVKLARRKRYGQKMWDTKREPKVVMGERKRQAQVSAGKHRIMHEEKLSEAKERLDDAVEAVRDDDEIRVDLPHTAVPPGRTVLTLSNLSLRYGARVQGEFELRGPERVALVGRNGAGKTTLLRTIAGELAAVEGEALAHVPLRFLPQRLDVLDEELTVAENVARYAPGATNNRIRARLARFLFKGARADQRAATLSGGERFRAALAALLLAEPAPQLLMLDEPTNNLDMASAKQLATALESYEGALIVASHDVAFLESIGITRWLLLDGEMKEITTEAVGYFD encoded by the coding sequence ATGTCTACTTCCCCCACTTCCATCACCTGCACGTCGCTCGACTTCACCTGGCCGGACGGGACCGGCGTCTTCGACGGTTTCCAGGCGGCCTTCGGGACCGGCAGGACCGGCCTCATCGGTGTCAACGGGTCAGGAAAATCAACCCTGTTGAAGCTTCTGGCCGGTGAGCTCACACCGAACGAGGGCGCCGTCCGCGTCGCGGGCGAGATCGGGTACCTGCCGCAGAACATCACCCTCGACACCGGTCTGCGCGTCGACGAGGTGCTCGGCATCGCGGCAACTCGCGCCGCCCTGCACGCCATTGAGGCGGGTGACGTGGCCGAGGAGCACTTCACCGCGGTCGGTGACGACTGGGACGTGGAGGAGCGCGCCGTCGCGACCCTCGACCAGCTCGGCCTCGGCCACATCGGCCTGGACCGCACCACCGGCGAGGTGTCGGGCGGCGAGTCCGTGCTGCTGCGCCTCGCCGCGCTGCTGCTGCGCCGGCCCGACGTGCTCCTGCTCGACGAACCCACCAACAACCTCGACCTGTACGCCCGTCGGCGCCTGTACGCGGCCGTCGACGGATGGTCCGGGGTCCTGGTCGTGGTCAGCCACGACCGTGAACTCCTCGATCTGGTCGACCAGATCGCCGACCTGCGGGACGGGGAGCTCAAGTGGTACGGAGGAAACTTCTCCGCGTACGAGGAGGCCCTCGCCGCCGAGCAGGACGCGGCGGAGCGCATGGTGCGCGTCGCCGAGTCCGACCTGAAGAAGCAGAAGCGTGAACTGGCCGATGCCCAGGTGAAGTTGGCCCGCCGAAAGCGGTACGGCCAGAAGATGTGGGACACCAAGCGCGAGCCGAAGGTCGTCATGGGCGAGCGCAAGCGCCAGGCCCAGGTGTCCGCGGGCAAGCACCGCATCATGCACGAGGAGAAACTCAGCGAGGCCAAGGAGCGCCTGGACGATGCCGTCGAGGCGGTGCGGGACGACGACGAGATCCGCGTCGACCTGCCGCACACCGCGGTCCCGCCGGGCCGCACGGTCCTCACGCTGAGCAATCTGTCCCTGCGTTACGGAGCGCGCGTACAGGGCGAGTTCGAGCTGCGCGGACCCGAGCGGGTCGCGCTGGTAGGCCGCAACGGCGCGGGCAAGACCACGCTGCTGCGGACCATCGCCGGAGAGCTGGCGGCCGTGGAAGGAGAGGCACTGGCGCACGTCCCGCTGCGCTTCCTGCCGCAGCGGCTCGACGTGCTCGACGAGGAGCTCACCGTGGCCGAGAACGTGGCACGCTACGCCCCCGGCGCCACCAACAACCGGATCCGGGCCCGCCTGGCCCGCTTCCTGTTCAAGGGGGCACGGGCCGACCAGCGGGCGGCGACCCTGTCGGGCGGCGAGCGGTTCCGGGCGGCACTGGCCGCCCTGCTGCTCGCGGAACCGGCGCCGCAGCTCCTGATGCTCGACGAGCCGACGAACAACCTCGACATGGCGAGCGCGAAGCAGCTGGCCACGGCCCTGGAGTCGTACGAGGGAGCGCTGATCGTGGCCAGTCACGACGTGGCGTTCCTGGAGTCGATCGGCATCACGCGCTGGCTGCTTCTCGACGGAGAAATGAAAGAAATCACGACAGAAGCTGTCGGGTATTTTGACTAG
- a CDS encoding ATP-binding cassette domain-containing protein, giving the protein MHQYITITGARENNLKEVSLRIPKDRLTVFTGVSGSGKSSVVFDTIAVESQRQLNETFTWFVRNRLPKYERPHAETIEDLSPAIVVDQRPVGGHSRSTVGTMTDIYAVMRVLFSRHGTPSAGPATAYSFNDPAGMCPRCHGLGRTVRPDYDRILDPAKSLADGAILFPPFAAGTWQGQTYTHTTDLDTHKPVGQFDAREREFLLRGGKHGGKVSVDNTGGARDIDYEGLADRFERLYLNRDLSSLSQKTRDLVQRFLVEGACDLCDGARLNAAALATRIGGMNIAEASRMEVTDLIAALERIDDPVAGPIAAAAVAALERIEAIGLGYLSLGRETSTLSGGEGQRLKTVRHLGSSLTGMTYIFDEPSVGLHPRDVGRLNDLLLRLRDKGNTVLVVEHDPDVIAVADHVVDMGPAAGTGGGLVVFEGTPDELRHADTLTGRHLRRSTGIKENPREAIGGRWVKGAALHNLKDVSVRVPTGVLTAVTGVAGSGKSTLVSRAFVAEHPDAVVVDQSGIGISGRSTPATYLGIMDSLRKLFARETGREAGLFSFNSGGACESCQGRGIIYSDLAFMDPVTTTCEACEGRRFKDEVLRLTVGGSSIADVLDMTAERALGFFAAVDDTAMRRRLRALHDVGLTYLTLGQPLSTLSGGERQRIKLATQLHRTGTTYVLDEPTTGLHMADVDGLLGLLDRLVDAGNTVLVVEHNLQVVKHADWVIDLGPDGGKHGGQVVFEGTPAQLIDADGSFTADHLRRDLGLDPSHAA; this is encoded by the coding sequence ATGCACCAGTACATCACCATCACAGGAGCCCGTGAGAACAACCTCAAGGAGGTGAGCCTGCGCATCCCGAAGGACCGGCTCACGGTCTTCACCGGCGTATCGGGGTCGGGGAAGTCATCGGTCGTGTTCGACACGATCGCGGTCGAGTCGCAGCGTCAGCTGAACGAGACCTTCACGTGGTTCGTCCGCAACCGGCTGCCGAAGTACGAGCGGCCGCACGCGGAGACCATCGAGGATCTCTCGCCCGCGATCGTCGTCGACCAGCGGCCGGTCGGCGGTCACTCCCGGTCCACGGTGGGCACGATGACGGACATCTACGCGGTGATGCGCGTGCTGTTCTCGCGGCACGGCACACCGAGTGCCGGCCCGGCCACCGCGTACTCGTTCAACGACCCGGCGGGCATGTGTCCCCGGTGCCACGGCCTGGGCAGGACCGTCCGGCCCGACTACGACCGCATCCTGGACCCCGCCAAGTCCCTGGCGGACGGCGCGATCCTCTTCCCGCCGTTCGCCGCGGGGACCTGGCAGGGCCAGACCTACACCCACACCACCGACCTGGACACGCACAAGCCGGTGGGCCAATTCGACGCGCGGGAGCGGGAGTTCCTCCTGCGCGGCGGCAAGCACGGCGGCAAGGTCAGCGTCGACAACACCGGCGGCGCGCGGGACATCGACTACGAAGGGCTCGCCGACCGCTTCGAACGGCTCTACCTCAACCGCGATCTGTCGTCGCTCTCCCAGAAGACCCGCGACCTCGTGCAGCGCTTCCTCGTCGAGGGCGCGTGCGACCTCTGCGACGGGGCGCGGCTCAACGCGGCGGCGCTCGCCACCCGCATCGGCGGCATGAACATCGCCGAGGCCTCGCGGATGGAGGTCACCGACCTCATCGCCGCCCTGGAGCGGATCGACGACCCGGTGGCGGGCCCGATCGCGGCGGCGGCCGTGGCGGCGCTCGAACGGATCGAGGCGATCGGCCTCGGCTACCTCAGCCTGGGCCGCGAGACGTCCACGCTGTCCGGCGGCGAGGGGCAGCGCCTGAAGACGGTGCGGCACCTCGGCTCCAGCCTGACCGGCATGACGTACATCTTCGACGAGCCGAGCGTCGGCCTGCACCCGCGTGACGTGGGGCGGCTCAACGACCTGCTGCTGCGCCTGCGCGACAAGGGGAACACCGTCCTGGTCGTCGAGCACGACCCGGACGTGATCGCCGTCGCCGACCACGTCGTCGACATGGGCCCGGCGGCGGGCACGGGCGGCGGCCTGGTCGTCTTCGAGGGGACGCCGGACGAGCTGCGGCACGCCGACACGCTCACGGGCCGGCACCTGCGGCGCTCGACGGGCATCAAGGAGAACCCGCGCGAGGCCATCGGCGGGCGGTGGGTCAAGGGCGCCGCCCTGCACAACCTCAAGGACGTCAGCGTGCGCGTGCCGACTGGGGTGCTCACGGCGGTGACGGGCGTCGCGGGCTCGGGCAAGAGCACGCTGGTGTCGCGGGCGTTCGTCGCCGAGCACCCGGACGCCGTGGTCGTGGACCAGTCGGGCATCGGCATCTCGGGCCGCTCCACCCCGGCGACGTACCTCGGGATCATGGACTCGCTGCGCAAGCTCTTCGCGCGGGAGACCGGCCGGGAGGCGGGGCTCTTCAGCTTCAACTCCGGTGGCGCGTGCGAGAGCTGCCAGGGCCGCGGGATCATCTACAGCGACCTCGCCTTCATGGATCCGGTGACGACCACCTGCGAGGCGTGCGAGGGGCGCCGCTTCAAGGACGAGGTGCTCCGGCTGACCGTCGGCGGCAGCTCCATCGCCGATGTGCTCGACATGACGGCCGAGCGCGCCCTCGGCTTCTTCGCCGCGGTCGACGACACGGCGATGCGCCGCCGGCTGCGGGCCCTGCACGACGTGGGGCTCACCTACCTGACGCTCGGGCAGCCCCTGAGCACCCTCTCGGGTGGCGAGCGGCAGCGCATCAAGCTCGCCACCCAGCTGCACCGCACCGGCACCACATACGTCCTGGACGAGCCGACGACCGGCCTGCACATGGCCGACGTGGACGGGCTGCTCGGCCTCCTGGACCGGCTCGTCGACGCCGGGAACACCGTGCTGGTCGTCGAGCACAACCTGCAGGTCGTCAAGCACGCGGACTGGGTGATCGACCTCGGGCCCGACGGCGGCAAGCACGGCGGGCAGGTCGTCTTCGAGGGCACGCCGGCACAGCTGATCGACGCGGACGGCTCGTTCACCGCCGATCATCTGCGACGAGACCTGGGCCTGGACCCCTCCCACGCTGCATGA
- a CDS encoding WD40/YVTN/BNR-like repeat-containing protein → MKSLGKTRWARSVGRAVSVGLCGAALAATALAAPGSARAASGEPPPQRGGGGGWDLKESGTDARFRGLAAVSRNTAWVAGAKGTVLRTSDGGGNWRNVSPPGAGELEFRDIEAFDGRRAVVLAIGEGEASRVFRTSDGGATWTESFRNTDPKAFYDCMTFFDRHHGLAMSDPVDGKYRILSTADGGRSWKVLPSKGMPAAQEGESGFAASGQCLVSSGSRDVWLATGGAARARVLHSADRGHTWKATDAPIPAGDPARGVFGLAFRDRTHGIAVGGDYRAGQPSPKAAATTRDGGRSWTTAAEPPPAYRSGVAWLPGSRRGALAVGPTGTDVTSDGGRSWRTVDQGSYDTVDCTWDRACWASGEKGRIARWERD, encoded by the coding sequence ATGAAGTCCTTGGGGAAGACGAGGTGGGCGCGGTCCGTGGGACGCGCGGTGTCGGTGGGACTGTGCGGGGCGGCTCTCGCCGCGACGGCGCTGGCCGCGCCGGGGTCCGCCCGGGCGGCGTCCGGGGAGCCGCCGCCCCAGCGGGGCGGGGGCGGGGGCTGGGACCTCAAGGAGAGCGGCACCGACGCGCGCTTCCGCGGTCTCGCCGCCGTCAGCCGGAACACCGCCTGGGTGGCCGGCGCGAAAGGCACCGTGCTGCGCACGTCGGACGGCGGCGGAAACTGGCGGAACGTATCGCCGCCCGGAGCCGGGGAGCTGGAGTTCCGGGACATCGAGGCCTTCGACGGCCGCCGCGCCGTGGTCCTCGCCATCGGTGAGGGCGAGGCGTCGCGGGTCTTTCGCACGTCGGACGGCGGAGCGACCTGGACGGAGTCCTTCCGCAACACCGACCCGAAGGCCTTCTACGACTGCATGACGTTCTTCGACCGGCACCACGGCCTGGCCATGAGCGACCCGGTGGACGGCAAGTACCGCATTCTGTCCACCGCCGACGGCGGCCGCTCCTGGAAGGTCCTGCCCAGCAAGGGCATGCCCGCCGCCCAGGAGGGGGAGTCGGGCTTCGCGGCGAGCGGCCAGTGCCTGGTGAGCTCCGGTTCCCGCGACGTGTGGCTGGCCACCGGGGGAGCGGCGCGCGCGCGTGTGCTGCACTCCGCCGACCGCGGGCACACCTGGAAGGCCACGGACGCGCCGATCCCGGCGGGCGACCCGGCGCGCGGTGTCTTCGGCCTCGCCTTCCGCGACCGTACGCACGGCATCGCGGTCGGCGGCGACTACCGCGCCGGCCAGCCGTCCCCGAAGGCCGCGGCCACCACCCGCGACGGCGGCCGCAGCTGGACCACGGCCGCCGAGCCGCCGCCCGCCTACCGCTCCGGGGTGGCCTGGCTGCCCGGCAGCCGCCGCGGCGCGCTCGCGGTCGGGCCCACCGGCACGGACGTCACGTCCGACGGCGGGCGCAGCTGGCGGACGGTCGACCAGGGGTCGTACGACACCGTCGACTGCACTTGGGACCGGGCCTGCTGGGCGTCCGGCGAGAAGGGCCGGATCGCACGCTGGGAGCGGGACTAG
- a CDS encoding SsgA family sporulation/cell division regulator, translating to MSTSIEQAVEARLVAAAPRMSTIPATLHYDRGDPFAVRMSFPAPATLEGIEVYWTFARELLVQGMEQAVGDGDVRVRPYGFERTVVEFHAPEGTAIVHIRTGELRRFLHRSQVLVPTGDEHLHLDLDQDLADLMRDAC from the coding sequence TTGTCCACCAGCATCGAGCAAGCCGTAGAGGCCCGCCTCGTCGCCGCCGCACCGCGGATGTCGACCATTCCCGCGACGCTGCACTACGACCGGGGCGATCCGTTCGCCGTCCGGATGAGCTTCCCCGCCCCGGCGACCCTAGAGGGCATCGAGGTCTACTGGACCTTCGCCCGCGAGCTGCTCGTCCAGGGCATGGAGCAGGCGGTGGGCGACGGCGACGTCCGCGTCCGGCCCTACGGCTTCGAGCGCACCGTCGTGGAGTTCCACGCCCCCGAGGGCACGGCGATCGTGCACATCCGCACCGGCGAGCTGCGCCGCTTCCTGCACCGCTCCCAGGTGCTGGTGCCCACGGGCGACGAGCATCTCCACCTCGACCTGGACCAGGACCTCGCCGACCTGATGCGGGACGCCTGCTGA
- a CDS encoding GPP34 family phosphoprotein, with amino-acid sequence MPYGSLSLPTRIFLLAWDTGKNRITGAPDLHYAVRACALAELAQRGLVSDVDGIVTPVFGARTGDPGLDGVIELIEESRPRKWRGWITHKSRHTMDAVRDQLASEGYLRTERTRVLGIFPSRRYELERAGYVEVLHAETLAVLRGPVPVSEVPAGDAALVVCAATGKLRGVISGKDRRQYKERLEALTDRSGAPGPELPGLMRTLRKALASAVSSAEDARSGGGGGGGG; translated from the coding sequence ATGCCCTACGGCTCGCTCTCCCTGCCGACCCGGATCTTCCTGCTCGCCTGGGACACCGGCAAGAACCGGATCACCGGCGCCCCCGACCTGCACTACGCGGTCCGGGCCTGCGCGCTCGCGGAGCTGGCCCAGCGCGGACTCGTCTCGGACGTGGACGGCATCGTCACTCCGGTCTTCGGGGCGCGCACCGGAGACCCGGGGCTCGACGGCGTCATCGAACTCATCGAGGAGTCGAGGCCCCGCAAGTGGCGCGGCTGGATCACCCACAAGTCCCGCCACACGATGGACGCGGTACGCGATCAGCTCGCGTCCGAGGGATATCTGCGCACGGAACGCACCCGGGTCCTGGGGATCTTCCCCTCCCGGCGCTACGAGCTGGAGCGCGCCGGATACGTCGAGGTCCTGCACGCCGAGACGCTCGCGGTCCTGCGCGGTCCGGTGCCGGTCTCCGAGGTTCCCGCGGGCGACGCCGCCCTGGTGGTGTGCGCGGCGACGGGCAAGCTGCGCGGCGTCATCTCGGGCAAGGACCGCAGGCAGTACAAGGAGCGGCTCGAAGCGCTCACCGACCGCAGCGGGGCACCGGGCCCCGAGCTCCCCGGGCTGATGCGGACGCTGCGCAAGGCGCTGGCGTCGGCGGTGTCGTCCGCGGAGGACGCCAGGTCGGGCGGCGGGGGCGGCGGGGGTGGCTGA
- a CDS encoding CaiB/BaiF CoA transferase family protein, protein MAVPDKGVHGPLAGVRVVELAGIGPGPFAAMLLADMGADVVRVDRPGGGALAINPEYDVTNRNKRSVIVDLKAPDGADRVLDLVDRADVLIEGYRPGVAERLGVGPDACHARNPRLVYGRMTGWGQEGPLAQRAGHDIAYIAITGTLGMIGNPDEPPTVPANLVGDYAGGSLYLVVGILAALHRAREHGTGQVVDAAIVDGTAHLTSMIHGMLAAGGWQDRRGANLLDGGCPFYGNYETADGGYMAVGALEQQFYDEFSALLGLTDQAPARKDLARWGELREAVAARFKARTRAEWTAVFEGSDACVAPVLSLREAPDHPHLAARGTFVDHGGITQPAPAPRFSSTPTHVRSGPAQPGADTEAVARDWDVPALTGTSTKEDS, encoded by the coding sequence ATGGCAGTGCCGGACAAGGGCGTTCACGGACCGCTCGCGGGAGTGCGCGTGGTCGAGCTGGCGGGCATCGGCCCCGGCCCGTTCGCGGCCATGCTGCTGGCCGACATGGGCGCCGACGTCGTACGCGTCGACCGACCGGGCGGCGGCGCCCTCGCGATCAACCCCGAGTATGACGTCACCAACCGCAACAAACGCTCCGTGATCGTCGACCTCAAGGCGCCGGACGGAGCGGACCGGGTCCTCGACCTGGTCGACCGCGCCGACGTCCTCATCGAGGGCTACCGCCCCGGCGTCGCCGAGCGCCTCGGCGTCGGCCCCGACGCCTGTCACGCCCGCAACCCCAGGCTCGTCTACGGACGGATGACCGGCTGGGGCCAGGAGGGACCGCTCGCCCAGCGCGCCGGGCACGACATCGCCTACATCGCGATCACCGGCACCCTCGGCATGATCGGCAACCCCGACGAGCCGCCCACCGTCCCCGCGAACCTCGTCGGCGACTACGCGGGCGGCTCGCTCTACCTCGTCGTCGGCATCCTGGCGGCGCTGCACCGCGCGCGCGAGCACGGCACGGGCCAGGTCGTGGACGCCGCGATCGTCGACGGCACCGCCCACCTCACGTCGATGATCCACGGCATGCTCGCGGCCGGCGGCTGGCAGGACCGGCGCGGTGCCAACCTCCTGGACGGCGGCTGCCCCTTCTACGGCAACTACGAGACCGCCGACGGCGGATACATGGCGGTCGGCGCCCTTGAGCAGCAGTTCTACGACGAGTTCAGCGCGCTGCTCGGCCTGACGGACCAGGCGCCCGCGCGCAAGGACCTCGCCCGCTGGGGCGAGCTGCGCGAGGCGGTCGCCGCCCGCTTCAAGGCCCGCACGCGTGCGGAGTGGACGGCCGTCTTCGAGGGCTCCGACGCGTGCGTCGCGCCCGTCCTCTCGCTGCGCGAGGCTCCGGACCACCCCCACCTCGCCGCCCGCGGCACCTTCGTCGACCACGGCGGCATCACGCAGCCCGCACCCGCACCCCGCTTCTCCTCGACCCCGACCCACGTCCGCAGCGGCCCCGCCCAGCCGGGCGCCGACACCGAGGCCGTGGCCCGCGACTGGGACGTACCGGCCCTTACGGGCACATCCACGAAGGAAGACAGCTGA
- a CDS encoding endonuclease V, whose translation MTTHTVTSETPADWPTDEPAARAVQDGLRARVVLDETGPEPGTGHVTGVDVAYDDERDMVAAAVVVLDAATLDVVEEATAVGRVAFPYVPGLLAFREIPTVLAALGELDAAPGLVVCDGYGIAHPRRFGLASHLGVLTGLPTIGVAKNPFTFTYDAPDAPRGSAAPLLDGDEELGRALRTREGVKPVFVSVGHRMSLDNACAHTLHLAPDYRLPESTRRADALCRAALREATATATPPPGT comes from the coding sequence ATGACAACGCACACGGTCACCTCCGAAACCCCCGCCGACTGGCCCACCGACGAACCGGCCGCCCGCGCGGTCCAGGACGGACTCCGCGCCCGGGTCGTGCTCGACGAGACGGGCCCCGAGCCCGGCACGGGACATGTCACGGGCGTCGACGTCGCCTACGACGACGAGCGCGACATGGTCGCCGCCGCGGTCGTCGTCCTGGACGCCGCGACGCTCGACGTCGTCGAGGAGGCCACCGCGGTGGGCCGCGTGGCCTTCCCGTACGTGCCGGGGCTGCTCGCCTTCCGCGAGATCCCGACCGTCCTCGCCGCTCTCGGGGAGCTCGACGCCGCACCGGGCCTCGTCGTCTGCGACGGCTACGGCATCGCGCACCCCCGCAGGTTCGGCCTCGCGAGCCATCTCGGCGTGCTCACAGGGCTGCCCACGATCGGGGTCGCCAAGAACCCCTTCACGTTCACGTACGACGCTCCGGACGCGCCGCGGGGCAGCGCGGCCCCGCTCCTGGACGGAGACGAGGAACTCGGCCGCGCCCTGCGCACCCGCGAGGGCGTCAAGCCGGTCTTCGTCTCCGTCGGCCATCGCATGAGCCTGGACAACGCCTGCGCCCACACGCTGCACCTGGCGCCCGACTACCGCCTCCCGGAATCGACGAGGCGGGCGGACGCCCTGTGCCGCGCGGCCCTGCGCGAGGCGACCGCTACCGCGACGCCGCCACCCGGAACCTGA